GAGTAACGAGACAAACAATTGCTGCAATTGAAAAAGGGGATTACGTTCCTTCTTTGTTATTAGCACTTACGATTTGTGATGTGTTCCAGTTAAAGATGGAAGACGTGTTTGTTTTAAATAAGGAGGAGGAAGAGGATGAATAGAATTGTTTTTTCTTATATTATAAATGTACTCTATACTGCACTAGCATGTTGGACATTTGTTGAATTTTATAGTGTTATTACAGAGTTAGCAGATATAATTAAAAACGACAAATTCCCATTTGAAGTATGGTTTAATGGAGTACCATTCATTTTATTATTTATTGGAGCAATTATAGTTACAATTTTTTATAGAATTCAAAAGAAAAAATATAAGAATTTATCTTTTTGGATGTATCCATTATTATTTCCGCTAGAAGATGAACGTGAAAAAGCGATTACGGATAAAGCTTGTCGAACAACATTTGTATCGTTATGGTTTGTGTTACCTTGTGCAGTTGGATTTTTAACTTTTTCGCCTATTATTAATGAATATCTTCCTGGATACCCATTATATATTCTATTTTCTATTTTCTTTATTCAAATGACAGTATTTCACGTATCACTATACAGAAATAAATTAGCTTGAAAAGAAACCTTCTTGCATCGGCAAGAAGGTTTCTTTTCAAGCTAATACTTGTACATATAGCGATATTATTTTATCATTTTATATAGAGTAAGATTTTGTAAGGGAAAGGAACTGTGTATGAATAAGCAAAGAATTTATAGTATAGTAGCAATTCTGCTATTTGTTGTAGGTGGCGTGTTAATTGGAAAGCCATTTTATGATGGATATCAGGCTGAAAAGAAACAGACTGAAAATGTGCAGGCTGTTCAAAAGATGGATTATGAAAAGCATGAGACGGAATTTGTAGATGCTTCCAAAATTAATCAACCAGACTTGGCGGAAGTGGCGAATGCATCATTAGATAAGAAACAAGTAATTGGTCGTATTTCGATTCCAAGTGTTTCAGTAGAACTGCCTGTTTTAAAAGCTTCTACTGAAAAAAACTTATTATCAGGTGCAGCGACAGTAAAAGAGAATCAAGTTATGGGAAAAGGAAATTACGCATTAGCAGGACATAACATGTCTAAAAAAGGTGTTTTATTTAGTGATATAGCTTCTTTGAAAAAAGGCGATAAAATTTATTTGTATGACAATGAAAATGAATATGAGTATGCGGTTACTGGTGTATCTGAAGTGACTCCTGATAAGTGGGAAGTTGTAGAGGATCATGGGAAAGATGAGATAACGCTTATTACATGTGTATCTGTAAAGGATAATTCTAAGCGTTATGTTGTTGCTGGTGATTTAGTAAGAACGAAGGCGAAGAAGTAAAAAAGAAGGTGAACTCTTTAAAGAGTTCACCTTCTTTTTTACTAATGTTGAGAAATAATAGAATATTTCGGTTTTGTATTTAAATATTATTCTATTTATGTATAATAAAGTTAGGATTCTATATTTTGGGAGGAACAAGAGTGAGACAACAGGTGAAGAAACTTCTTTTAACAACGAGTATAGCGTTATTGGTAGCTCCGATTTCAGCTTATGCACATCCAGGGCGTACAGATGCTAATGGCGGACATACGTGTCGTACAAATTGTGAGAAATGGGGATTACAGTACGGGGAATATCATTATCACAATAAACCAGCTTCTAGTAGTGGCGCAACGAGCCCAGCTCCTAGCCAGAATAATAATAGTGCTGTAGAAGCTGAGAGACAAGCAGAAGCACAGCGCAATACCGAGGCGGAAAAACAACGTGCTGCAGAAGTGCAACGCAACGCTGAGGCGGAAAAACAACGTAATGCAGAAGCACAGCGTAAAGCTGAAGAAGAGAGACAACGTGTAGCCGAGGAACAAAGAAAAGCTGAAGAGGCACGTAAGCAAGAGGAAGCGCAGCGCCAAGCTGATATGGAAAAAGGTCAACTTGAAGGTCAAAAGAATGGAGAAACTGATTTTAAAGCAGGAAAAAATGATGCAGAAGTGCATGTAGCTGGAAAATCTGATGCATATAAACAAGCGTTTAAAGCGACTTATGCAGCCGTATGGTCTTTAGAAGAGCAGAAGAAAACGCATTTTGAAAAAGGAAAAGAACAAGGTTTAGCACAAGAGACGATGGACGATAGTCAAGTTGCTCCAGAGTTTAAGGTAAACTTTGCAGACGGATTCAAAGTAGGGAATAAAGAAAGAACAGAAAAAATTGAAAAAGAGCAAGCTGAGTTAGGGGAAAAGACAGGGAAAGAACTAGCTGAAAAGAATCCTGGAAATAGAGAGAAAGAAGTATACGTGAAGGCATATGAAACAGCGTATGAAAAAGGCTATAAGTCTACAAAAAAGGTAGTAGAAAAGGCTGGCTATAAGTATGCATTTGAAAACTATGATTTAAAAGTTCCTGCTAAGTATGAAAGAAATGAATTGTTAAAGAAATGGTTTACTGAAGGATTTAAATCGAATAAAAAAGCAGCGGAAATTCGAGAAGAAGGGTATAAAAAGGGAGACAGCTGGTTCTCATTCTTCTATAAGAGTTTCGTACCAAGTGAATATAAAGAACATAAAGAGCTGTACGAACAAGCAATTGAAAAAGGTAAAACAGCATAAAAAAAGATGAGGAGAAATTCCTCATCTTTTTTAATCCATCCATTTCACTAATTTCTTAGAAATTAATAATAAAACACAACCTAGTACAATTGCCACAGCGCCAATAACTGTGAATACTTCAGCGTATCCAAGTGAAGTTGTGAAGCTTGCAAGTTGTCCGCCTAAAATGTTGGCGATACCTGAACTTGCTAGCCATACACCCATTAGTAAAGATGCTAATTTTACCGGAGCAAGCGCACTAACCATTGATAGTCCGACAGGTGATAAGAATAGCTCACCTAACGTATGGAAAAGATACGTAAAGACGATAAACAGTAAGTTTGCTTTTTCTGTAATGTTATGTTCATCACTACCTGTTTTTAATGTAGCGATAACGAGAATGATATAACCAATACCGAGCAAAATCATACCAAGTCCCATTTTAGTTGGGATTTTTAAATCACCCTGCTTGCGAGTTGCAAGTTTTGCCCATAATGCAGAAATGACTGGAGCAAGTAAAATAATAAATAATGGATTGACCGATTGGAACCAAGATGTTGGAACTTCCCATCCGAACACAGAGCGGTCTACAAATTTGTTTGTATATAATGTTAATGAGCTACCAGCTTGTTCAAAGCCAGCCCAGAAGAAGACAACGAAGCATGTTAAAATGACGATAACTGCGGTACGTTGTTTTTCTTTTTTTGTTAATGGTGTATCTCCTACTGATGGTTGTCCAGCAGCTGTTTGTAAATCGCGAGTTGGTTTTTTACCGATATTACCAAGGAAGCGATTTGATAGTGTTGTAAATAAAATTTGTCCAATGATCATTCCGATTGAAGCGGCTAAGAAACCGTAACGGAATCCGTAATGTACAACGCCATCAACTGTTGTTTTGAATAAATTTTCTGATAAAAATCCGCAAACGAGTGGAGCTAAAAATGAACCGACGTTAATACCCATATAGAAAATGGTAAATGCACTATCACGTTTTGGATCGTTCTCTTCGTATAATTCTCCAACCAGTGTAGAGATGTTCGGTTTGAAGAATCCGTTACCGATAATAATAAGCGCTAATCCGAGGTATAGGCCTAATTGGTTTTGCAAGGCAAATAGTGTAAGGTTACCGATTGCCATTGTTATACCACCAATTGTGATTGCTTTTCGTCTACCTAGAAAACGGTCTGTTAAGTATCCACCAATCATTGGTGTGAAATAACAGGCTCCAGTATAAAATCCGTAAATAGAGAGTGCCCATGCGGGACTAAACCCAAGACCACCGCTTACTAAAGCTGTCGTTAAATATAATGTTAATAATCCTCGTAATCCATAGTAACTAAATCTTTCCCACATTTCTGTAAAGAAGAGTAAGTATAAACCTGGAGGATGTTTCTTTTTTCTTTGTTGTTCTCTTTCTAGTTGTATCGCTGATTCCATGTTATTTTCCTCCTGACACAAACAAAAACAAAGTTAATAATTTTGTACATTTAATATTTTACTTTATTAACTATTATAAGTCAATAAAGGTTGATTTTTCAGAAGAAATTGGAAAAGAGGAATAGCTATAGAATGGGTGTTTCTTTTGTGATAGACTATGGACTATGTTTTCTTTGTAAGGAAGCGGGTTATTGTACTTTTTTATATGTGAAATTGATTTCATAAAAGATGAAATTAAAGAAGGAGAAAGAAATGAAATTGTTACAGAAAAAAGAAATTTTACTTATTAGCCTTATGTTATTCTCTATGTTCTTTGGAGCAGGGAATCTGATATTTCCACCTTTCCTTGGGTATGAAGCAGGAGAACATGTTTGGATTTCATTAGTAGGGTTTATTATATCAGCAACAGGTCTTCCTATATTAGGTGTTATCTCTATTGCAAAAGCAGGAAGTTTTCAAACGTTAGCGGGTAGGGTTCATTCTTCATTTGCAATTATTTTTCCATGTATCGTGTATGTATTTATTGGACCTGGGCTTGGTATACCCCGTGCGGGAAGTTTAGCTTTTGAAATGGGGCCAGGTCAGTTATTCCCTGAAGCAGGAAACGGATTATTATTGTTTTACACAGTTATTTTCTTTAGTATTGTTTACTGGTTAAGTTTATCCCCATCTAAATTAATGGGGTTGTTTGGAAAAGTCTTGACGCCGTTATTATTATGTATGATTGCACTCATTTTTATAAAGAGTATGTTTACAACAGTAGGAGATATGAAAGAACCAATAGGGAACTATGGCCAAGCTCCTATGTTTCAAGGGTTTTTAGATGGATATTTAACAATGGATGCGTTAGCTGCTTTAATCTTTGGAATTGTTATTGCAAATGCATTACGTGCAAAGGGTATTGAAGATGATAAAGGTTTAGCGAAATATATGAGTATTGCTGGAATTGGGGCAGGACTATTATTATCTATTATTTATGTCATCCTTGGATATGTGGGGGCAATTAGTGGCTCATTAGGAACATTTGATAACGGTGCGAAAGTGTTAGCACAAGTTATGATTACATTATTTGGACAGGGCGGAGTCGTTTTATTAGGTCTTATTTTTACTATCGCGTGTTTATGTGTTTCAATTGGACTTGTTACGTCTTGTAGTCAATTTTTTGCGAGTGCATTTCCGAAAGTATCTTATAAATTGTGGGCATTTATAGTAAGCGTTGTTAGTATGATTTTAGCTAATTTAGGGTTAACGCAAATTTTAAAAGTATCAGTACCAATTCTTGGATTTATTTATCCAATTGCGTTAACGCTTATTATTCTAGGGTTATTCCATCAGTATATTGGAAAGTATGCATACGTATATGCAGTAACTGTTTTGGTTGTAGCGATATTTAGTGCAATTGACATTTTAAATAAAAATGTAATGATGAATCAGTGGACGTCAGCATTAAAATACATCCCGTTTTATACAGAAGGTGTTGGGTGGATTGTTCCAGCTATTGTAGGCATGTGTCTTGGTTTTATCGTTAGCATTTTTCTAAATAAGAATAAATGAGTAAAAAGGTGTTTTCCTATTTTGGGAAGACACCTTTCTTTTTTTGGAAAAATACTATTGAAAATGAATAGACTAAGAGTATGATAAAGATAATTGGTAATATATAGGTTCAATGAGAGTTACGAATAAGGGGGGAGCGTATGAAGAAGGATTTGGATAAGAAAATAGAAGCACTCGAAACGGCAATTGAAACAATTCAAGAAGCACTTGCTGAATTAAAAGTAAAGCAGAGGGAAATAGAAGTAGAAAACGCTCAGCAACATGTTAGTAAGAACAAGAAAGAATATATTGAAACGGTAATGGAGGAAAAGCCAAAAGAAGAAATAGTTAAGATAAAAGAGCCTTTGCAAGAACCTGAGTTAAAACAAGTAGATATATCGGCTTTTAAACCAGAGCCATTTAATATTATTAAGTTTTGTCAGACGTGGTTACCGCGTGTATTTGTCGGTATTATGTTGCTTGGAGTGATCTGGTTATTTAAAGCAGGGGTAGATGCTGGTTTATTAACACCAGCGATACGAATTGTGTTTGGTATCGCATTATCTATCGGGTTGTATTATATAGGAGATATTCAAATTAAAAGAGAGCGGCAAGCGTTAGGATTAGTATTAGCTGGAGGAAGTATTACCGGGATTGTTCTAACGACGTTTGCAGCACATTATTTATATGGATTTATTCCGGCAAGTGTCGCGTTTCTCTGTAATATTGCATGGGTTATTTTAGGGATTTATTTAGCGAAAAGATATCAATCGGAATATCTCACTATTTTCGTAGCGGTCGGTGCGTTCTTCGTACCATTCTTGTTAAATAGTACGACTCCTAATCCTTATATTTTCTTTGGATATGAGACAGTATTAACACTTAGTTTATTATGGTATGCGTTGAAAAATCGTTATAAATACTTATATATGATTTCTTACGCTGTTGCTGCCATTGTCCTTTTCGTTTTCTTTGCTGTTATGTCAATGTTAGTAGAGAACTTGCAAATACAGTTAACGATTGTATATGGTTTGATTCATTTACTATTATTTTGGCATATGTTTACGGAGAGAAGTTTTATACTAGAACCACGTTTGGCGATATTTAGTGCGAATGCAGTGTTCTTTATACTAGCTATTTCAAAAATACCTGATTTTACAACATGGGGATTAATTATTAGTGCACTCGTGCATGCCGCTATGTTCGTATGTGAATATAGGAAAAATAGACATTCTACATTTACAAATCTCTTATTTGGTTTCGCAATGGGAGCATTTAGTTTAGCAATTTTATATGAGTATAGTTTAGTGAATGCAGCGATTGTACTATTGTTACAAGGTTTCCTCGGCATGGTCACTTCTATTAAAGTAAAACAACAGATAAAATTGTATGTTAGTGCGACGGTTTACGCAATTGGAATGATACAGACTATTTTTAG
This DNA window, taken from Bacillus cereus ATCC 14579, encodes the following:
- a CDS encoding helix-turn-helix transcriptional regulator, whose protein sequence is MVNLTILNRVKELRARFNFTQSVLAEKVGVTRQTIAAIEKGDYVPSLLLALTICDVFQLKMEDVFVLNKEEEEDE
- a CDS encoding class A sortase gives rise to the protein MNKQRIYSIVAILLFVVGGVLIGKPFYDGYQAEKKQTENVQAVQKMDYEKHETEFVDASKINQPDLAEVANASLDKKQVIGRISIPSVSVELPVLKASTEKNLLSGAATVKENQVMGKGNYALAGHNMSKKGVLFSDIASLKKGDKIYLYDNENEYEYAVTGVSEVTPDKWEVVEDHGKDEITLITCVSVKDNSKRYVVAGDLVRTKAKK
- a CDS encoding YHYH domain-containing protein, translated to MRQQVKKLLLTTSIALLVAPISAYAHPGRTDANGGHTCRTNCEKWGLQYGEYHYHNKPASSSGATSPAPSQNNNSAVEAERQAEAQRNTEAEKQRAAEVQRNAEAEKQRNAEAQRKAEEERQRVAEEQRKAEEARKQEEAQRQADMEKGQLEGQKNGETDFKAGKNDAEVHVAGKSDAYKQAFKATYAAVWSLEEQKKTHFEKGKEQGLAQETMDDSQVAPEFKVNFADGFKVGNKERTEKIEKEQAELGEKTGKELAEKNPGNREKEVYVKAYETAYEKGYKSTKKVVEKAGYKYAFENYDLKVPAKYERNELLKKWFTEGFKSNKKAAEIREEGYKKGDSWFSFFYKSFVPSEYKEHKELYEQAIEKGKTA
- a CDS encoding peptide MFS transporter — encoded protein: MESAIQLEREQQRKKKHPPGLYLLFFTEMWERFSYYGLRGLLTLYLTTALVSGGLGFSPAWALSIYGFYTGACYFTPMIGGYLTDRFLGRRKAITIGGITMAIGNLTLFALQNQLGLYLGLALIIIGNGFFKPNISTLVGELYEENDPKRDSAFTIFYMGINVGSFLAPLVCGFLSENLFKTTVDGVVHYGFRYGFLAASIGMIIGQILFTTLSNRFLGNIGKKPTRDLQTAAGQPSVGDTPLTKKEKQRTAVIVILTCFVVFFWAGFEQAGSSLTLYTNKFVDRSVFGWEVPTSWFQSVNPLFIILLAPVISALWAKLATRKQGDLKIPTKMGLGMILLGIGYIILVIATLKTGSDEHNITEKANLLFIVFTYLFHTLGELFLSPVGLSMVSALAPVKLASLLMGVWLASSGIANILGGQLASFTTSLGYAEVFTVIGAVAIVLGCVLLLISKKLVKWMD
- the brnQ1 gene encoding branched-chain amino acid transport system II carrier protein BrnQ1, which produces MKLLQKKEILLISLMLFSMFFGAGNLIFPPFLGYEAGEHVWISLVGFIISATGLPILGVISIAKAGSFQTLAGRVHSSFAIIFPCIVYVFIGPGLGIPRAGSLAFEMGPGQLFPEAGNGLLLFYTVIFFSIVYWLSLSPSKLMGLFGKVLTPLLLCMIALIFIKSMFTTVGDMKEPIGNYGQAPMFQGFLDGYLTMDALAALIFGIVIANALRAKGIEDDKGLAKYMSIAGIGAGLLLSIIYVILGYVGAISGSLGTFDNGAKVLAQVMITLFGQGGVVLLGLIFTIACLCVSIGLVTSCSQFFASAFPKVSYKLWAFIVSVVSMILANLGLTQILKVSVPILGFIYPIALTLIILGLFHQYIGKYAYVYAVTVLVVAIFSAIDILNKNVMMNQWTSALKYIPFYTEGVGWIVPAIVGMCLGFIVSIFLNKNK
- a CDS encoding DUF2339 domain-containing protein codes for the protein MKKDLDKKIEALETAIETIQEALAELKVKQREIEVENAQQHVSKNKKEYIETVMEEKPKEEIVKIKEPLQEPELKQVDISAFKPEPFNIIKFCQTWLPRVFVGIMLLGVIWLFKAGVDAGLLTPAIRIVFGIALSIGLYYIGDIQIKRERQALGLVLAGGSITGIVLTTFAAHYLYGFIPASVAFLCNIAWVILGIYLAKRYQSEYLTIFVAVGAFFVPFLLNSTTPNPYIFFGYETVLTLSLLWYALKNRYKYLYMISYAVAAIVLFVFFAVMSMLVENLQIQLTIVYGLIHLLLFWHMFTERSFILEPRLAIFSANAVFFILAISKIPDFTTWGLIISALVHAAMFVCEYRKNRHSTFTNLLFGFAMGAFSLAILYEYSLVNAAIVLLLQGFLGMVTSIKVKQQIKLYVSATVYAIGMIQTIFSPFDQFISAGFVAHLILIGTFYYCMREAKEVLASFGKYMYSIVLYWFMIIVFITITRIGEVLSADGSVISVSVSLLWMVYALFAVWFGRNRNMDEILYAGLVVLVVTVGKLFLLDLPEVSMMIRAVLFLIVGSIGIVISRMFFSKEEK